The proteins below come from a single Cervus elaphus chromosome 4, mCerEla1.1, whole genome shotgun sequence genomic window:
- the NUDT19 gene encoding nucleoside diphosphate-linked moiety X motif 19 encodes MSVPVRPGPSSWRRAATLVLAAGWTRPVPDAPSRPQPPAEGFRVLLLQRSASQGFLPGAHVFPGGVLEAADRSTDWLRLFAPHHGPPRFGLGPAPPQRAAFPVLPNIQPGAVDEDAAALPDDIAFRICAIREAFEEAGVLLLRPRSPRPPDQAPGCALAPPPALADWRTRVRRDPRCFLHLCSQLDCTPDIWALRDWSGWITPFSRPGGRRFETTFFLCCLSEPPPVFPDLVEVVGCQWSSPSEAIESLISKEILLAPPQFYEIRRLGNFASLSDLHKFSLDRESEGTERWMPIILLTADGKIHLLPGDEMYLEDSNFLENCMSTEKRNEEIMNEGKKFHRIVLYNSHSYGDYTGYSIHVTVLPKYKHVYPKSFVVGKSRL; translated from the exons ATGAGTGTCCCGGTGCGACCGGGCCCAAGCAGCTGGAGGCGGGCAGCCACCTTAGTGCTGGCGGCGGGCTGGACGCGCCCGGTCCCCGACGCCCCATCGAGGCCCCAGCCACCCGCCGAGGGATTCCGGGTGCTGCTGCTGCAGCGCTCGGCGAGCCAAGGCTTCTTGCCCGGGGCGCACGTCTTCCCGGGCGGGGTATTGGAGGCGGCAGACCGCTCGACCGATTGGCTGCGCCTCTTCGCGCCGCACCACGGGCCGCCCCGCTTTGGCCTGGGCCCCGCGCCGCCCCAGCGCGCCGCCTTCCCGGTGCTGCCCAACATCCAGCCGGGAGCCGTGGACGAGGACGCGGCGGCGCTGCCCGATGACATCGCCTTCCGCATCTGCGCCATCCGCGAGGCATTCGAGGAGGCGGGCGTGCTGCTGCTGCGGCCCAGGAGCCCGCGGCCCCCTGATCAGGCGCCGGGCTGCGCCCTCGCGCCGCCGCCCGCCCTGGCCGACTGGCGCACCCGCGTCCGCCGGGACCCGCGGTGCTTCCTGCATCTGTGCTCGCAGCTCGACTGCACTCCCGACATCTGGGCGCTGCGTGACTGGAGCGGCTGGATCACGCCCTTCTCACGCCCGGGCGGCCGCCGTTTCGAAACCACCTTCTTCCTGTGCTGCCTGAGCGAACCGCCGCCGGTCTTCCCCGACTTGGTGGAGGTGGTGGGCTGCCAG tggtcaTCTCCATCAGAGGCAATTGAAAGCCTCATATCAAAGGAAATTTTGCTTGCACCCCCACAGTTCTACGAAATACGTAGACTAGGAAACTTTgcctctctgtctgacttgcacAAATTTTCTTTGGATCGTGAATCAGAAGGAACGGAAAGATGGATGCCAATCATATTGTTAACTGCTGATGGGAAGATCCATCTTTTACCAG GAGATGAGATGTACTTAGAAGATTCAAACTTTTTAGAAAACTGTATGTCCActgaaaaaaggaatgaagaaatcaTGAACGAAGGCAAGAAATTTCACCGAATAGTGTTGTATAATTCCCACAGTTATGGAGATTATACAGGTTATAGCATCCATGTGACAGTTCTGCCAAAGTATAAACACGTTTATCCTAAGAGCTTTGTAGTGGGCAAGAGCCGTCTGTAG